One window from the genome of Salvia splendens isolate huo1 chromosome 9, SspV2, whole genome shotgun sequence encodes:
- the LOC121747293 gene encoding UDP-glycosyltransferase 89B2 has translation MHTHVLVFPFPAQGHMIPLLDLTAQLASSGVTVTVVVTPKNLHFLDRLLAAHPTSISALSLPFPTYPAIPAGVENLFQLPPDAFRFMLHALGELHAPLLRWFGSQSSTPSAIISDLFLGWTHHLASQLSIPRYVFSPCGALAISIVNSLWCEIPTRRNHDDDREIIQFPKIPNSPFYPWWQLSPLYQSYVEGDLVLEFIKDSFRANTVSDGLILNTFKELEGVYLDHLARELGHSRIWPIGPILPPAEIGAVGRGGSSSVPISGISAWLDTCQDRTVVFVCFGSQTLLSNKQLEELCLGLEKSGVKFILVVKDKIESDYGVLPIGFEDRVVGRGVVIRGWAPQVVILRHTAVGAYFTHCGWNSTLESIAAGVPMMAWPMGADQFVNATLIESELDIGVQVCEGDKAVLGSDELAQHLLKATSHEWTERRARAMALSKAAQDATTSGGSSFNNLEHFVSHLSK, from the coding sequence ATGCACACACACGTGCTAGTATTCCCATTCCCTGCGCAGGGCCACATGATACCGCTCCTCGACCTCACCGCTCAACTCGCCAGCTCCGGCGTCACCGTCACCGTCGTCGTCACCCCCAAAAACCTTCACTTCCTGGACCGCCTCCTCGCCGCCCACCCCACCTCCATCTCCGCCCTCTCCCTCCCCTTCCCCACGTACCCCGCCATCCCCGCCGGCGTCGAGAATCTCTTCCAACTCCCCCCCGACGCCTTCCGCTTCATGCTCCACGCACTCGGCGAGCTCCACGCTCCTCTCCTCCGCTGGTTCGGCAGCCAATCCTCAACGCCCTCCGCCATCATCTCCGACCTCTTTCTTGGGTGGACCCACCACCTCGCCTCCCAGCTAAGCATCCCCCGCTACGTCTTCTCCCCCTGCGGCGCTCTCGCCATTTCCATCGTCAATTCACTTTGGTGTGAGATTCCGACGAGGAGaaaccacgacgacgaccgtGAAATCATTCAGTTTCCGAAGATTCCAAACTCCCCGTTTTACCCCTGGTGGCAGCTGAGCCCTCTTTATCAGAGCTACGTGGAGGGAGACCTAGTTTTGGAATTCATTAAAGATTCCTTCCGCGCTAATACGGTTAGTGATGGGCTGATTTTGAATACGTTTAAGGAGTTGGAGGGTGTTTATTTGGACCATTTGGCTAGAGAATTGGGCCACAGTCGGATATGGCCCATTGGGCCAATTTTACCTCCAGCTGAGATTGGGGCAGTTGGCCGGGGCGGGTCGAGTTCAGTACCCATTTCTGGAATATCCGCATGGCTTGACACGTGTCAAGATCGAACAGTGGTGTTCGTATGTTTTGGAAGCCAGACATTATTGAGTAACAAGCAATTGGAAGAGTTATGCTTGGGATTAGAGAAAAGTGGCGTCAAGTTCATTCTAGTGGTGAAGGATAAAATAGAGAGTGATTATGGAGTGCTTCCTATAGGATTTGAGGACCGAGTTGTGGGGAGAGGGGTTGTGATCAGGGGATGGGCTCCCCAGGTTGTGATATTGAGACACACAGCCGTGGGTGCCTACTTCACACACTGTGGATGGAACTCGACACTAGAAAGTATTGCAGCTGGAGTTCCAATGATGGCATGGCCTATGGGCGCCGACCAATTTGTCAACGCGACATTAATAGAGAGCGAACTCGATATTGGGGTTCAGGTATGTGAAGGCGACAAAGCTGTGCTTGGTTCCGATGAGCTAGCACAACACCTACTCAAAGCTACATCGCACGAGTGGACGGAGAGAAGGGCACGTGCGATGGCATTGAGCAAAGCTGCACAAGATGCCACCACTAGTGGTGGAAGTTCATTCAACAATTTGGAACATTTCGTAAGCCACTTATCAAAATAA